From Proteiniborus sp. MB09-C3, the proteins below share one genomic window:
- a CDS encoding HAMP domain-containing sensor histidine kinase, with protein MKKNLSTNGIYIGVCAAFLVLTVCFHIIVFYHTENPIIRGTAIVFSLLVLLLGIILILLLKGKLVAFSDSLNACIDDIVNGKEDVAFDLESETLTGKFNYKLQRLYEIMQNGKRQVQEEKQSIQEMVSDISHQVKTPITNLKMYNSTLLERHLMPEKAWEFHKLMESQIDKLDFLMQAMVKMSRLETGVITLSVSPAPIYDTIGLALSGIERTAEQKNMEVNVECDSAIIVPHDKKWTAEALFNILDNAVKYTPSVGKISVTVECWEMTTRIDISDTGRGIPEQHYAQIFKRFYREDEVHDISGVGVGLYLCREIISKQGGYIQIKSEIGKGSTFSVFLPNERQL; from the coding sequence ATGAAAAAGAATTTATCCACAAACGGAATCTATATCGGAGTCTGTGCTGCTTTTCTTGTTCTTACAGTATGCTTTCACATCATTGTGTTTTATCATACAGAAAACCCGATCATACGGGGAACGGCAATTGTATTTTCTCTGTTGGTTCTGCTTCTTGGCATCATTTTGATTCTCCTGCTCAAAGGCAAGCTGGTGGCGTTTTCGGATTCCCTTAACGCTTGTATTGATGACATTGTAAACGGAAAAGAAGATGTGGCCTTTGATCTGGAATCGGAAACGCTGACCGGTAAATTCAACTACAAGCTCCAGCGGCTGTACGAAATCATGCAGAACGGAAAAAGACAGGTGCAAGAGGAAAAACAGTCTATACAGGAAATGGTCTCAGACATCTCCCATCAGGTGAAAACTCCGATAACCAATCTGAAAATGTATAACTCCACCCTGCTGGAAAGACATCTTATGCCAGAGAAAGCATGGGAATTTCATAAGCTAATGGAATCGCAAATTGACAAGCTGGATTTTTTGATGCAGGCAATGGTAAAGATGTCCCGTCTGGAAACTGGCGTCATCACCCTCTCCGTTTCTCCCGCACCGATTTATGATACCATAGGGCTTGCACTTTCAGGTATTGAACGGACAGCAGAACAGAAAAATATGGAAGTAAACGTGGAATGTGATTCCGCCATCATCGTACCGCATGATAAAAAGTGGACAGCGGAAGCCTTATTTAATATTCTAGATAATGCGGTAAAATACACACCGTCAGTCGGCAAAATATCTGTGACGGTGGAATGCTGGGAAATGACAACGAGAATCGACATTAGCGACACAGGCAGGGGCATCCCGGAACAGCATTACGCACAGATATTCAAGCGCTTCTATCGGGAAGATGAGGTGCATGATATCAGCGGCGTTGGCGTTGGTCTTTACCTGTGCCGTGAGATCATCTCCAAACAGGGTGGCTACATTCAGATAAAATCCGAAATAGGCAAAGGCTCCACCTTCTCGGTGTTCCTCCCCAACGAAAGGCAGCTCTGA
- a CDS encoding ABC transporter ATP-binding protein: MSILKTNELKKQYGAGANLVKALDGVALNMERGEFVAIVGTSGSGKSTLLHMLGGLDIPTSGSVEVDGKELSKMNDDQLTIFRRRNIGFIFQNYNLVPILNVYENIVLPIELDGDKPDKAFIEKILKMLGLTEKLNNLPNNLSGGQQQRVAIARALATKPAIILADEPTGNLDSKTSQEVLGLLKMTSQQFHQTIVMITHNNEVAQLADRIVRIEDGQIVA; this comes from the coding sequence ATGAGTATATTAAAGACAAACGAATTGAAAAAGCAATATGGAGCTGGTGCAAACCTTGTGAAAGCTCTCGATGGTGTTGCTTTGAACATGGAGCGAGGAGAATTTGTGGCGATTGTCGGCACGTCCGGAAGTGGCAAGTCCACTCTGTTGCATATGCTTGGTGGACTGGACATTCCTACCTCCGGCAGCGTGGAAGTGGATGGGAAAGAACTGTCCAAAATGAATGACGACCAACTTACCATTTTTCGGCGCAGGAATATCGGCTTTATCTTTCAGAACTACAACCTTGTGCCGATTCTGAATGTTTACGAAAACATCGTCTTGCCCATTGAACTGGACGGCGATAAGCCGGACAAAGCCTTCATTGAGAAAATTTTGAAGATGCTGGGGCTGACAGAAAAGCTGAACAATCTGCCGAACAATCTGTCCGGCGGTCAGCAGCAACGTGTGGCAATCGCGAGAGCATTGGCAACCAAGCCTGCTATTATCCTTGCGGATGAACCCACCGGAAATCTAGACAGCAAGACCAGTCAGGAAGTACTGGGGCTTCTTAAAATGACAAGCCAGCAATTCCATCAGACCATCGTGATGATTACCCATAACAATGAGGTCGCCCAGCTTGCCGACCGAATCGTGCGGATTGAAGATGGACAGATTGTAGCGTAA
- a CDS encoding ABC transporter permease produces MFQNNNGAIAKRLSVKCLQASRNRNMVAIIAILLTTILFTTVFTVGHGAIYSGEQQMLRQVGTKFDAEYKFLTEAQFLKIKSHPSFQNIGERQYFALAENDELIKRLVEIDYGNEPEAEGKYSVPTTGRMPESIDEAAVDTVVLDLLGIPREIGAEIPLVFSVNGEQRQRKVTLCGYWDGETNDDLCYLWVSKDFINRELAGIPLPENGYSGAGNYFLDVDFSTHRNLQEQINKARIDSGYDPDAVLGDSLYVAADVNLVYASSKDNGIDIKMILAVLGLLVLILISGYLIIYNIFQISVAKDIRLYGQLKTLGTSPKQLRIIVRRQGLILSVIGIPIGLLIGYFLGRLLVPVIMNVSNYEGIIPPPNVFVFIGAAIFALLTVLISFRKPAKTAATISPIEAMRYSGVETTKRKQKKSKGGSKIFRMAASNLIRNPRKTFVVLLSISLSTVLINSVLTFTDSFQLQKFIDRDVISDFVVSDAHYGRGNPFGRVSGISKSVIHAIQQQYTFEDGGSVYYHQSDIETDKIDELVEHTLTHITSYNGMKTEEGKNDWWRQFYGMDEFPFSLLDVLEGDLDWEKFNTGKYVIEFSPYNDYHRVDIEDYKFNPGDKIVLESEGVKREYEVLARAACKRGMDSGVVLGYSSTTSSTFLAVSSSEFLNNFPSQPPLHYLFNVGERADFTKMNSFLQDYTERIESGLKYTSKQTVEDNFYELKRTYNIAGMVLAAIFAAIGLLNFINVIATGILSRQKEFAVMRSIGMTKRQLRKMLVIEGLWYAVIAAILSLIFSIVTSLLLVRPIANSIWFCTFTFTLNPVIIVVPFYLLLGVLVPLLAATKNNRVSVVEQLRQAE; encoded by the coding sequence ATGTTTCAGAACAATAACGGTGCTATAGCAAAACGCTTATCAGTTAAATGTCTGCAAGCAAGCCGTAATAGAAATATGGTTGCGATTATCGCTATTCTACTGACGACGATTCTTTTCACAACCGTTTTTACTGTGGGACATGGTGCAATTTATTCAGGGGAGCAGCAAATGCTTCGACAAGTCGGAACAAAGTTTGATGCCGAATATAAATTTTTGACAGAGGCACAGTTCTTGAAAATTAAGTCGCATCCTTCCTTTCAAAATATTGGCGAACGCCAATATTTTGCCCTCGCGGAGAATGATGAACTGATTAAGCGATTAGTGGAAATTGATTATGGAAATGAGCCAGAAGCAGAAGGAAAATACAGTGTACCTACCACTGGCCGGATGCCTGAGTCAATAGATGAAGCTGCTGTCGATACGGTTGTATTGGACTTGCTTGGGATACCGCGTGAAATAGGTGCAGAAATCCCGCTTGTATTCAGCGTAAACGGCGAACAAAGACAGCGCAAGGTCACTCTTTGCGGCTATTGGGATGGTGAAACAAACGATGATTTATGTTATCTTTGGGTGTCTAAAGATTTTATTAATCGTGAGTTAGCAGGTATTCCACTGCCAGAAAATGGGTATTCCGGAGCCGGGAATTACTTTTTGGATGTTGATTTTTCAACTCATCGAAATTTACAGGAACAGATAAATAAGGCTCGGATAGATTCAGGCTATGATCCCGATGCTGTTTTAGGCGATTCTCTATATGTGGCTGCTGATGTAAACTTGGTATATGCTTCAAGTAAAGACAACGGTATTGATATAAAAATGATACTTGCCGTTTTAGGTTTACTGGTTCTGATTTTAATATCGGGCTATCTTATTATTTATAATATCTTTCAGATTTCAGTTGCGAAGGATATCCGACTGTATGGTCAGCTTAAAACTCTTGGTACTTCACCGAAACAGCTACGCATTATTGTTCGCAGACAGGGGCTGATACTATCAGTTATTGGCATCCCCATAGGATTATTGATTGGCTACTTTTTAGGCAGATTACTGGTGCCTGTTATTATGAATGTTTCTAACTATGAAGGAATTATACCCCCGCCAAATGTTTTTGTTTTCATAGGAGCTGCGATTTTTGCACTTCTCACTGTTTTAATCAGTTTTCGGAAGCCTGCTAAAACAGCCGCAACTATTTCGCCAATTGAAGCGATGCGATATAGCGGAGTTGAAACCACAAAGCGAAAGCAAAAGAAGTCGAAAGGCGGGTCAAAAATATTTAGAATGGCGGCATCCAACCTTATCAGAAATCCACGCAAAACTTTTGTGGTTTTACTCTCAATATCTTTAAGTACGGTATTAATCAATTCAGTACTGACTTTTACAGATAGCTTTCAATTACAAAAATTCATTGATAGGGATGTCATAAGTGACTTCGTTGTTTCTGATGCTCACTACGGCAGGGGGAATCCATTTGGAAGGGTATCGGGAATAAGCAAAAGCGTCATCCATGCTATACAGCAACAATATACTTTTGAAGATGGAGGTTCCGTCTATTATCATCAGTCAGATATAGAAACTGATAAAATAGATGAATTGGTGGAACATACCTTGACACACATCACATCTTACAACGGAATGAAAACGGAAGAAGGCAAGAATGACTGGTGGAGGCAGTTTTATGGAATGGATGAATTCCCATTTTCATTACTTGATGTATTAGAAGGAGACTTAGATTGGGAGAAATTCAATACTGGAAAGTATGTCATAGAATTTTCCCCTTATAATGACTATCATAGGGTAGATATAGAGGATTATAAATTTAACCCTGGTGATAAAATTGTGCTTGAAAGCGAGGGTGTGAAAAGAGAATACGAAGTTCTCGCAAGGGCTGCTTGCAAAAGGGGCATGGATTCAGGAGTTGTTTTAGGATATAGTTCAACTACTTCTTCTACATTTTTGGCGGTATCTTCTTCTGAATTTCTTAACAATTTCCCTTCACAACCACCCTTGCATTATCTTTTTAATGTAGGAGAAAGAGCAGATTTCACAAAGATGAACTCGTTCTTACAGGATTATACGGAACGGATTGAGTCTGGACTAAAGTATACTTCAAAACAGACGGTTGAAGATAATTTCTATGAACTAAAACGGACATATAATATTGCCGGGATGGTGCTTGCCGCCATATTTGCAGCTATAGGGCTGCTCAATTTTATCAATGTGATTGCCACAGGGATTCTATCCAGACAAAAAGAGTTTGCTGTTATGCGGAGCATTGGAATGACCAAACGGCAGTTAAGAAAAATGTTGGTGATAGAGGGATTATGGTATGCAGTCATAGCAGCAATACTTTCGCTTATCTTCAGTATCGTTACTTCTTTGCTGCTGGTGCGCCCGATAGCAAATTCTATATGGTTTTGCACTTTCACTTTTACATTAAACCCAGTAATTATCGTAGTACCTTTTTATCTTCTTCTGGGGGTACTGGTTCCTTTATTAGCTGCAACGAAAAACAATAGGGTTAGCGTAGTCGAGCAGCTTAGGCAGGCGGAATAA
- a CDS encoding recombinase family protein produces the protein MPAKNNQSDKRLRVAAYCRVSTEHEEQRQRLMKDCRDGKVDLILMKSLSRFGRNTLDVLLMLDELSKLTCCAI, from the coding sequence ATTCCTGCAAAAAATAATCAATCGGATAAAAGGTTAAGGGTTGCTGCCTATTGCCGTGTTAGTACTGAGCATGAGGAACAAAGACAGCGTTTAATGAAAGACTGTAGAGACGGAAAGGTAGATTTGATTTTGATGAAATCCCTTAGCCGTTTTGGACGCAATACATTGGATGTCTTGCTTATGCTTGATGAATTATCTAAATTAACTTGTTGTGCTATATAA
- a CDS encoding SPOR domain-containing protein, producing the protein MRRNVRRRVSNTSKDRLYTIFAFFIVAPIISIVLAIVLVQNVILPRLEEGQNAISTIEDNLDKKGMNNLDSNIDSNSAGDKDMSGLEPVDETDQKPESNDENTIETTFYSVQIGNFSSTANAETFIKELKEKNINDGYIVNVGESYKVFAGEFQAKEEAYSYLENIKKLYEDAFVNSVSSKDKITKP; encoded by the coding sequence ATGAGAAGAAATGTGAGAAGGAGAGTAAGTAATACTAGTAAGGACAGGCTTTATACTATTTTTGCCTTTTTTATAGTAGCACCTATTATTTCTATTGTGCTAGCGATTGTCTTAGTACAAAATGTGATATTGCCTAGACTTGAAGAAGGACAAAACGCTATTAGTACAATTGAAGATAATCTTGATAAAAAAGGAATGAATAACTTAGATTCAAATATTGATTCCAATTCAGCTGGAGATAAAGACATGTCTGGATTGGAACCCGTAGACGAAACAGACCAAAAGCCTGAATCAAATGATGAAAATACCATTGAAACTACTTTCTATAGTGTACAGATAGGTAACTTTAGCAGTACAGCTAATGCTGAAACTTTTATTAAGGAACTTAAAGAAAAGAATATTAACGATGGATACATAGTTAATGTGGGAGAGTCATACAAAGTTTTTGCAGGTGAATTTCAAGCTAAAGAAGAGGCCTATAGTTACTTAGAAAATATAAAAAAGTTATATGAGGATGCCTTTGTTAATTCAGTATCTAGTAAAGACAAGATCACGAAACCCTAA
- a CDS encoding DRTGG domain-containing protein translates to MKLSEIRDILEAKVLVGEGFLEREVYSAFGSDLMSDVLAFINENSILLTGLTNTQVIRTAEAADFFAIVFVRGKRPSEDLLDLALEKNITIMTTEYTLYTASGRLYEKGLKGVKIEGVIR, encoded by the coding sequence ATGAAATTAAGCGAGATTAGGGACATATTAGAAGCAAAGGTATTAGTAGGGGAGGGATTTTTAGAAAGAGAAGTATATTCAGCATTTGGTTCTGATTTGATGAGTGATGTTCTTGCATTTATTAATGAAAACTCAATATTATTAACAGGCCTTACAAATACACAGGTCATAAGAACTGCTGAAGCAGCTGACTTTTTTGCTATTGTATTTGTAAGAGGAAAAAGACCAAGCGAAGATTTATTAGATCTAGCATTGGAAAAAAATATTACAATAATGACTACAGAATACACTCTCTATACCGCCAGTGGTAGACTTTATGAAAAAGGACTGAAGGGAGTAAAAATTGAGGGCGTGATAAGATAA
- a CDS encoding anti-sigma regulatory factor, which produces MSSNNDKIILEYYIMKNDFKSAGEASSNVKKVLNQLGVDSKTVRRVAIATYEAEMNIVIHSNGGNIIVTISSDKIEIIAHDEGPGIKDIELAMQEGYSTASNQVRELGFGAGMGIPNMKKCSDVFSISSHENEKTLVSMTMYM; this is translated from the coding sequence ATGAGTTCAAATAACGATAAGATTATACTAGAGTACTACATTATGAAAAATGATTTTAAGAGTGCTGGTGAAGCATCAAGTAATGTTAAAAAGGTGCTTAATCAGCTGGGAGTTGATTCTAAAACAGTTAGAAGAGTTGCCATAGCAACCTATGAAGCAGAAATGAATATAGTAATCCATTCAAATGGAGGCAATATTATTGTAACTATATCCTCGGATAAAATTGAAATAATAGCCCATGATGAAGGGCCAGGCATAAAAGACATAGAGCTGGCCATGCAAGAAGGATATTCAACTGCTTCAAATCAGGTCCGAGAATTAGGATTTGGAGCGGGTATGGGCATTCCAAATATGAAAAAATGCTCAGATGTTTTTAGTATCTCATCCCATGAAAATGAGAAAACTTTGGTCTCAATGACAATGTATATGTGA
- a CDS encoding [Fe-Fe] hydrogenase large subunit C-terminal domain-containing protein codes for MKEYFHSVVLDKHKCNGCTNCMRKCPTEAIRIRDKKAVITKDRCIDCGECIRVCPYHAKDVIVDDLSVLKNYKYNIAISPMSLYGQFSVDTDMNKVFSGIKALGFDCVFDEGLSADVLTIAIRNILKSNNLQKPVISSFCPAVLRIIQVRFPSLIDNIIEVESPMEVGARIVKTKAMKEYGLDFNDIGVFYLAQCPARVTSINRPIGIRSSYINGAMSIKSIYGDIVKNAKKVQKDEEYMRASPKGVGWGRAGGQSYAIGVENYLAVDGIEHVIKVLEEIELGKLSNIDYFEGLACIGGCVGGPLNVENPFIAKARIRNIARTSEKCDFLNNEFINEILAQGLINWTEKITPKGVMTLDDDIAKAIKKIEMLNQIRKELPGTDCGSCGAPSCNALAEDVVRDKAKIEDCIFILKEKIREKEKYGGKL; via the coding sequence TTGAAGGAATATTTTCATTCGGTAGTCTTAGACAAACATAAATGTAATGGATGTACAAACTGTATGCGAAAATGTCCTACTGAAGCAATAAGGATAAGGGATAAAAAAGCAGTTATCACAAAAGATAGATGTATTGACTGTGGCGAATGCATTAGGGTGTGCCCTTATCATGCTAAAGATGTTATAGTAGATGACTTAAGTGTATTAAAAAACTATAAATATAATATAGCTATTTCTCCTATGTCATTATACGGTCAGTTTAGTGTAGATACTGATATGAACAAAGTTTTTTCTGGAATAAAGGCTTTAGGTTTTGACTGTGTTTTTGATGAAGGTCTTTCAGCAGATGTACTAACCATTGCAATAAGAAATATTTTAAAAAGTAATAATCTGCAAAAACCTGTAATTTCATCATTCTGTCCTGCTGTTCTAAGAATTATACAGGTAAGGTTCCCCTCTTTAATAGATAATATCATAGAAGTAGAATCTCCAATGGAAGTAGGAGCTAGAATAGTAAAAACGAAAGCCATGAAAGAATACGGATTAGATTTTAATGATATTGGTGTCTTTTATTTAGCCCAATGTCCAGCTAGGGTAACTAGTATAAATCGCCCTATTGGAATACGAAGTTCATATATTAATGGAGCTATGTCTATTAAATCAATTTACGGAGATATTGTAAAAAACGCCAAGAAAGTTCAAAAAGATGAAGAATATATGAGAGCTTCTCCAAAAGGAGTTGGCTGGGGAAGAGCAGGCGGCCAGAGCTATGCTATCGGGGTAGAAAACTATTTGGCAGTAGATGGGATTGAACATGTAATCAAAGTTCTTGAGGAGATCGAGCTAGGGAAATTAAGTAATATTGATTATTTTGAAGGATTAGCATGTATAGGAGGGTGTGTAGGCGGACCTCTTAATGTAGAAAACCCTTTCATTGCTAAAGCCAGAATAAGAAATATTGCAAGGACCTCAGAGAAATGTGATTTTCTTAATAATGAATTCATAAATGAAATTCTAGCCCAAGGGCTTATAAATTGGACTGAGAAAATAACTCCAAAGGGAGTAATGACTTTAGATGATGATATAGCTAAAGCTATTAAAAAGATTGAAATGCTAAATCAAATACGTAAAGAATTGCCAGGAACTGATTGTGGTTCCTGCGGAGCTCCTTCGTGTAATGCTTTGGCGGAGGATGTTGTTAGAGATAAAGCCAAGATAGAAGATTGTATTTTCATATTAAAAGAAAAAATTAGAGAAAAAGAAAAATATGGAGGTAAACTATGA
- a CDS encoding DRTGG domain-containing protein: MKLSSIADKLNLEIVTGPELEEKEVEGVYIGDLLSIVMSKAQQNFLWITIQTHINIVAVATLVDLAGIIIVEGMDIEKDAVEKAREVGIPLFKSKLSAYDIACKLKEIGI; encoded by the coding sequence ATGAAACTTTCTTCAATAGCCGATAAATTAAACCTTGAAATAGTTACTGGGCCTGAATTAGAGGAGAAAGAAGTAGAGGGCGTATACATTGGAGACTTGCTAAGCATAGTGATGTCAAAGGCACAGCAAAATTTTTTATGGATTACTATTCAAACCCATATAAATATTGTAGCTGTGGCAACATTGGTAGATTTGGCAGGGATAATAATTGTAGAGGGAATGGATATAGAAAAAGATGCAGTTGAAAAGGCAAGAGAAGTAGGCATTCCTCTTTTTAAATCTAAATTAAGTGCCTATGATATTGCATGCAAATTAAAAGAAATTGGGATATAA
- a CDS encoding PHP domain-containing protein — MKIAYDLHIHSALSPCGDNDMTPNNIVNMAYLKGLNVIAITDHNSMLNVIPAIEVANMRGILVVPGIEVTTREEVHVLCYFSTIEDGMSFQDLIYDSLPNILNKEEIFGEQLLFDNEDNIVGKIDKMLLSSSKYSIGEIFNLVKIYNGVLVPAHIDKSSFSILSTLGFIPSNIDIKTIEIFDLNRLGDMTKALQQEKYRIIKNSDAHYLASINEADYYMDLDTLTAKSIVDYLKGGL; from the coding sequence ATGAAAATAGCCTATGATCTCCATATACATTCTGCATTGTCTCCATGTGGGGATAATGACATGACTCCAAATAATATCGTTAATATGGCATATTTAAAAGGACTGAATGTTATAGCTATTACAGATCATAATTCAATGTTAAACGTAATACCAGCCATAGAGGTTGCAAATATGAGGGGGATTCTAGTAGTTCCAGGAATAGAGGTAACTACAAGAGAGGAAGTACATGTTTTGTGTTATTTTTCAACAATTGAAGATGGCATGTCCTTTCAAGATTTAATATATGACAGTCTTCCAAACATCCTTAATAAAGAAGAGATTTTTGGTGAACAGCTTCTATTTGACAATGAAGATAACATTGTAGGGAAAATAGATAAAATGCTGCTGAGTAGCAGCAAATATTCTATAGGAGAAATATTTAACCTAGTGAAGATATATAATGGGGTGCTTGTTCCTGCTCATATAGATAAAAGCTCCTTTAGCATATTATCTACACTGGGGTTTATCCCAAGCAATATAGATATTAAAACAATAGAGATCTTTGATTTAAATAGACTAGGGGATATGACAAAAGCTTTACAGCAAGAAAAATATAGAATTATAAAGAACTCAGATGCTCATTATCTTGCTAGCATAAATGAAGCAGATTACTATATGGATTTAGACACTCTTACAGCTAAATCAATAGTAGACTATCTTAAAGGCGGGTTGTGA
- a CDS encoding ATP-binding protein translates to MKELSLHVLDLAENSIRAKAKLVTISITEDLNHNLLKILIEDNGNGMDEELLSVADDPFTTTRKTRNVGLGLSLLKAAALRAEGDFHITSEKGTGTKIEATFKHNHIDRAPIGNMGSTIATILIRKEKIDILYIHQVNGRQFIFSTKEIKKLLGEVSINTPEVILWIKDYINENVSELNK, encoded by the coding sequence TTGAAAGAATTATCCTTACATGTATTAGATTTAGCGGAAAATTCAATAAGAGCAAAAGCAAAGCTAGTGACAATATCTATAACTGAAGATTTGAATCATAATCTTCTAAAAATTTTAATAGAAGACAATGGAAATGGTATGGACGAAGAACTACTAAGCGTTGCTGATGACCCTTTCACTACTACTAGAAAAACTAGAAATGTTGGTCTTGGATTATCACTTTTGAAAGCAGCAGCTCTAAGAGCGGAGGGAGATTTTCATATTACCTCTGAAAAGGGTACAGGAACAAAAATAGAAGCAACCTTTAAGCATAACCATATTGATAGAGCACCTATTGGAAATATGGGTAGCACCATTGCTACTATATTAATCAGGAAAGAAAAAATTGATATACTGTATATTCATCAGGTAAATGGAAGGCAATTTATATTTAGTACAAAAGAAATAAAAAAACTCCTAGGAGAAGTTAGTATAAATACTCCAGAAGTTATTCTATGGATAAAGGATTATATAAATGAAAATGTCAGCGAATTAAATAAATAA
- the rsxC gene encoding electron transport complex subunit RsxC encodes MNLKSFTFKGGIHPPHYKRYSEKAEIEKAEEPKVVIIPMQQHIGAPCEPIVKVGDKVKIGQKIGEAKAFVSAPIHSSISGIVKKISSMNTPTGSGVMCVTIESDELNEIHENVMSKGDIEKLTKEEIINIIKEAGITGQGGASFPTHVKLSPPPDKKIDTVILNGAECEPFLTADHRLMLEQPEKVVYGLKALMKAVGVNKGYIGIENNKPDAIKAMVKAAEKESNIEVVSLVAKYPQGDEKRLINAVTGRVVPSGGLPMDVGVIVNNVGTASAIANAIQTGMPLVERVVTVTGSAINTPKNLLVKIGTPFKDIIAQCGGYKETPGKIIMGGPMMGLAQFTDEVPVIKGTSGVLILNEKEARIPEPDPCIRCGKCVDICPVNLQPLFISQLSLKGQYDDTQKYHVLDCIECGSCSFICPSKRPLLQSIRVAKREVLAKRKKS; translated from the coding sequence ATGAATCTTAAAAGCTTTACCTTTAAGGGTGGAATACATCCTCCACACTATAAAAGGTACTCAGAAAAAGCAGAGATAGAAAAAGCTGAAGAACCAAAGGTAGTTATTATTCCGATGCAGCAGCATATAGGTGCACCATGTGAGCCTATAGTTAAAGTAGGTGACAAGGTAAAGATTGGCCAGAAAATTGGTGAGGCAAAGGCCTTTGTCTCTGCACCAATACACTCTAGTATTTCTGGCATAGTCAAAAAAATATCCTCTATGAATACTCCTACTGGCAGTGGGGTTATGTGTGTGACAATAGAATCTGATGAACTAAATGAGATTCATGAAAACGTTATGTCAAAAGGAGACATAGAAAAACTTACTAAGGAAGAGATCATTAATATTATCAAAGAAGCTGGTATAACTGGACAAGGAGGAGCAAGTTTCCCCACACATGTGAAGCTATCTCCGCCGCCAGACAAAAAAATAGATACAGTTATTCTTAATGGTGCAGAATGTGAACCATTTTTAACTGCTGATCACAGGTTGATGCTAGAGCAGCCAGAGAAAGTTGTTTATGGGCTTAAAGCTCTGATGAAGGCAGTAGGAGTAAATAAAGGATATATAGGTATTGAAAATAATAAACCAGATGCAATAAAAGCAATGGTTAAAGCAGCAGAAAAGGAGTCTAATATTGAGGTAGTGTCTCTTGTAGCTAAATATCCTCAAGGAGATGAAAAACGATTAATAAATGCAGTAACAGGAAGAGTAGTACCTTCAGGTGGGCTTCCGATGGATGTGGGAGTTATTGTAAATAACGTAGGAACTGCATCAGCAATTGCTAATGCAATACAAACTGGGATGCCTTTAGTAGAGAGGGTAGTTACTGTTACTGGTAGTGCAATAAATACACCGAAGAACCTTTTAGTGAAGATAGGAACTCCATTTAAAGATATTATTGCCCAATGTGGAGGATATAAGGAAACTCCAGGAAAAATAATAATGGGTGGACCAATGATGGGACTTGCTCAATTTACAGACGAAGTACCTGTTATAAAAGGTACCTCTGGCGTTTTAATATTAAATGAAAAAGAAGCTAGAATTCCAGAGCCTGATCCTTGTATTAGATGTGGTAAATGTGTGGATATTTGTCCAGTAAATTTACAGCCATTATTCATTAGTCAATTGTCTTTAAAGGGTCAATATGATGATACACAAAAATATCATGTACTAGATTGTATAGAATGTGGTTCATGCTCTTTTATTTGTCCATCTAAAAGACCACTGTTACAATCTATAAGAGTAGCGAAAAGAGAAGTACTAGCAAAAAGAAAGAAAAGCTAA